The proteins below come from a single Pandoraea apista genomic window:
- a CDS encoding LysE family translocator has protein sequence MPAISTWLAFALVAIGMALTPGPNMMYLVSRSLCQGPAAGLVSLGGVALGFVFYMLSAAFGITALLFAVPFAYDMLRFGGAIYLLWLAWQALKPGGRSPFEVRPLERDGNRRLFLMGLLTSVLNPKIAMLYLALLPQFVHPERGSVLMQSLALGATQIVASVAVNACVALSAGSIARFLGQRPAWLRIQRWLMGGVLGALAVRMATEARR, from the coding sequence ATGCCCGCAATCTCCACTTGGCTAGCCTTCGCGCTGGTCGCTATCGGCATGGCCCTCACGCCGGGACCGAACATGATGTATCTGGTCTCGCGCTCGCTGTGCCAGGGTCCGGCCGCCGGTCTGGTCTCGCTGGGCGGGGTAGCGTTGGGCTTCGTGTTCTACATGCTAAGCGCGGCGTTCGGGATTACCGCCCTGCTCTTCGCCGTGCCGTTCGCATACGACATGTTGCGCTTCGGCGGCGCGATCTATCTGCTCTGGCTCGCCTGGCAGGCGCTCAAACCGGGCGGCCGGTCGCCATTCGAAGTGCGCCCGCTCGAGCGTGACGGCAATCGTCGTCTGTTCCTGATGGGCCTGCTCACATCGGTACTCAATCCGAAGATTGCGATGCTGTATCTCGCCCTGCTGCCACAGTTCGTGCATCCCGAGCGCGGCAGTGTGCTGATGCAGTCGTTGGCGCTGGGCGCCACGCAAATCGTCGCCAGCGTGGCCGTCAACGCCTGTGTGGCGCTATCCGCCGGCAGCATCGCCAGGTTTCTTGGACAACGCCCGGCCTGGCTGCGCATTCAACGCTGGCTGATGGGTGGCGTGCTGGGCGCGCTGGCCGTGCGCATGGCCACCGAAGCGCGTCGCTGA